One Setaria viridis chromosome 5, Setaria_viridis_v4.0, whole genome shotgun sequence genomic region harbors:
- the LOC117857395 gene encoding respiratory burst oxidase homolog protein B, producing the protein MAGTEAAHDLGSSRRSQDDTATLIPHSGNLEESSGRGVKTTRFKDDDEVVEITLDVQRDSVAIEDVRAVDDSGSGHGGGFDGMSLVSPSSSRSGKLASKLRQVTNGLKLKNSSNRPQQTQVGKNVRKRLDRSKSGAVVALKGLQFVTAKVGQDGWAAVEKRFNQLQVDGVLLRSRFGKCIGMDGSDEFAVQVFDSLARKRGIVKQVLTKDELKDFWEQLSDQGFDNRLRTFFDMVDKNADGRITAEEVKEIITLSASANKLSKLKERAEEYAALIMEELDPTNLGYIELEDLEALLLQSPSQAAARSTITHSSKLSKALSMRLATNEDNGPFYHYWQEFLYFLEENWKRIWVMTLWLSICIGLFIWKFIQYRNRAVFHIMGYCVTTAKGAAETLKFNMALVLFPVCRNTITWIRSKTKIGAVVPFNDNINFHKVIAAGVAVGVALHAGAHLTCDFPRLLHASDAAYEPMKPFFGEKKPPNYWWFVKGTEGWTGVVMLVLMAIAFVLAQPWFRRNRLKDSNPLKKMTGFNAFWFTHHLFVIVYTLLVVHGICLYLSREWYKKTTWMYLAVPVLLYVSERIIRLFRSHDAVRIQKVAVYPGNVLALYMSKPPGFRYRSGQYIFINCRAVSPYEWHPFSITSAPGDDYLSVHIRTRGDWTSRLRTVFSEACRPPTDGESGLLRADLSKGITESNARFPKLLIDGPYGAPAQDYREYDVLLLIGLGIGATPLISIVKDVLNHIQQGGSVAGTEPEGSGRAKKRPFMTKRAYFYWVTREEGSFEWFRGVMNEVAEKDKDRVIELHNHCSSVYEEGDARSALIVMLQELQHAKKGVDILSGTSVKTHFARPNWRKVFKHVAVNHDNQRVGVFYCGEPVLVPQLRQLSADFTHKTNTRFEFHKENF; encoded by the exons ATGGCAGGCACTGAAGCTGCCCATGACCTGGGCAGTTCACGAAGATCACAAGATGACACAGCAACATTAATCCCACATAGTGGCAACTTGGAAGAATCAAGCGGGAGGGGCGTGAAGACAACGAGGTtcaaggatgatgatgaggttGTGGAGATCACTCTTGATGTACAGCGTGATTCAGTGGCAATTGAAGATGTCAGGGCAGTTGATGACAGTGGCTCAGGGCATGGTGGTGGGTTTGACGGCATGTCACTAGTGTCACCTTCCTCATCAAGGAGCGGCAAGCTTGCGTCAAAGCTAAGACAGGTGACAAATGGGCTAAAGCTGAAGAACTCAAGCAATAGGCCACAACAGACACAGGTGGGAAAGAACGTGAGGAAGAGATTGGACAGAAGTAAGAGTGGTGCTGTTGTGGCGCTCAAAGGCCTGCAGTTTGTAACTGCGAAAGTTGGCCAGGATGGTTGGGCTGCAGTGGAGAAGCGCTTCAATCAGCTACAGGTCGATGGCGTCTTGCTACGTTCAAGATTTGGGAAATGCATTG GGATGGACGGATCTGATGAGTTTGCAGTGCAAGTGTTCGATTCATTGGCAAGGAAGAGAGGGATAGTGAAGCAGGTGCTGACTAAGGATGAGCTTAAAGATTTCTGGGAGCAACTCAGTGATCAGGGTTTTGACAACCGTCTCCGGACATTCTTTGACAT GGTTGACAAGAATGCTGATGGAAGGATCACAGCAGAGGAGGTTAAGGAG ATCATTACCCTTAGTGCATCAGCAAACAAACTTTCCAAGCTGAAGGAACGAGCTGAAGAGTACGCAGCACTCATTATGGAAGAACTTGACCCTACTAACCTTGGATATATCGAG CTTGAGGATCTGGAGGCACTTTTGCTGCAGTCACCGTCTCAAGCTGCTGCAAGATCAACAATAACACATAGCTCAAAGCTTAGCAAAGCTCTTAGCATGAGGCTTGCAACAAACGAGGACAATGGTCCATTTTACCACTACTGGCAAGAGTTCTTGTACTTCCTTGAGGAGAACTGGAAGCGCATTTGGGTTATGACTCTCTGGCTCTCAATCTGCATTGGCCTCTTCATTTGGAAGTTTATCCAATACCGTAATCGAGCTGTATTCCATATCATGGGTTATTGTGTGACAACTGCAAAAGGTGCTGCGGAGACTCTCAAATTCAATATGGCCCTGGTTCTTTTTCCTGTTTGCCGAAATACAATCACTTGGATTCGGTCGAAGACAAAGATTGGAGCTGTCGTGCCCTTCAATGACAACATAAACTTTCATAAG GTAATAGCAGCAGGTGTTGCAGTAGGTGTTGCTTTGCATGCAGGTGCTCACCTAACATGTGATTTTCCTCGGCTGCTCCATGCAAGTGATGCTGCTTATGAACCTATGAAGCCTTTCTTTGGGGAGAAAAAGCCACCAAATTATTGGTGGTTTGTAAAGGGAACTGAAGGGTGGACAGGCGTGGTCATGCTTGTACTTATGGCCATAGCTTTTGTATTAGCCCAACCATGGTTCAGACGTAACAGGCTCAAGGATTCTAATCCCCTCAAGAAAATGACTGGCTTCAATGCCTTCTGGTTTACTCACCACTTATTTGTTATTGTGTATACACTGCTCGTCGTCCATGGAATCTGCTTGTATCTAAGCAGGGAATGGTACAAGAAAACG ACTTGGATGTACCTTGCTGTTCCTGTGCTCTTGTATGTAAGTGAACGCATTATTCGGCTATTTAGGAGCCATGATGCAGTTAGGATTCAGAAG GTTGCTGTATATCCGGGGAATGTTTTGGCTCTGTATATGTCCAAACCACCTGGTTTCCGATATCGGAGTGGACAGTACATCTTCATAAACTGCCGTGCCGTGTCTCCATATGAATG GCACCCATTTTCCATCACTTCAGCACCAGGAGATGACTATCTTAGTGTTCACATCCGCACAAGGGGTGATTGGACTTCACGGCTTAGGACTGTCTTCTCTGAG GCATGCCGACCTCCAACTGATGGAGAAAGTGGACTCCTTCGAGCTGACCTTTCCAAGGGGATTACTGAAAGCAATGCAAG ATTCCCAAAGCTTCTCATTGACGGACCATATGGTGCTCCGGCGCAAGATTATCGGGAATATGATGTGCTACTGCTCATTGGACTAGGCATTGGAGCCACTCCGCTGATTAGCATTGTGAAGGATGTGCTTAACCACATTCAGCAGGGGGGATCTGTTGCAGGAACAGAACCTGAGGGCAGTGGCAGGGCAAAGAAGAGACCATTCATGACAAAGAGGGCCTACTTCTACTGGGTGACGAGAGAAGAGGGATCCTTTGAGTGGTTCCGAGGGGTCATGAACGAGGTGGCTGAGAAGGATAAGGATAGAGTGATTGAGCTCCACAACCACTGCTCGAGCGTCTACGAGGAAGGGGATGCACGTTCTGCACTCATTGTCATGCTGCAAGAGCTCCAACATGCGAAAAAGGGGGTGGATATCTTGTCTGGAACTAGCGTCAAGACACACTTTGCACGGCCTAACTGGCGAAAAGTATTCAAACATGTTGCAGTGAACCATGACAACCAACGCGTCG GAGTTTTCTACTGTGGTGAGCCTGTGCTGGTGCCGCAGCTACGGCAGCTTTCAGCAGATTTCACCCACAAGACAAATACAAGGTTTGAGTTCCACAAGGAGAACTTCTGA